Within Corynebacterium timonense, the genomic segment CCGAAGGACCACTATGACGGGCATCGACCCCTCGCTTCTCATCCCCGAGCACGATAAAGAGCGCCTGTTAGCATGTACGCACCACGCGCCGCACGACTTCTACGGCTGGCACCCCACCGCCTCGGGATCGGTCGTGCGCACGCGGATGCTTGGGGCACGCCGCGTCGAGCTGCTCATCCACAACACCCACGTGGACATGGTCGACGCCGGTGACGACATCTGGGTCGCCGCCCTCGACGACGAGCACGCGCCCGACTACCGCCTGCGCGTGACCTATCCCGAGGGCGAGCCCGTCCTCGTGGCGGACCCATACCATTTCCTGCCCACGCTCGGCCAGCTCGACCTGCACCTTATCGGCGAGGGCCGCCATGAGCGCCTCTGGGAGGTGCTGGGCGCCAACGTGCGCACCTACACCACCACCCTCGGCGAGGTCTCGGGCACCTCGTTTGCCGTGTGGGCCCCCAACGCGCGCGGCGTAGCCGTGGTGGGAGAGTTCTGCACGTGGAACCCCAGCCAGTACCCGATGCGTGCCCTCGGCTCCTCCGGCGTGTGGGAGATCTTCATCCCCGGCATCGGCCCCGGCACCACCTACAAGTTCGCAGTGCACAACGCCGACGGCGAGCGCGTGGATAAGGCCGACCCGCTGGCCAAACAGACGCTCGCGCCGCCAGAGACGGTCTCCGTCGTCGCCGACGCCTCCGCCTACGAGTGGGGCGACGGCGAATGGATGAGCGCGCGCCCCGGCATCGACCCGACAAACGCGCCGATGAGCGTTTACGAGTGCCACATCGGCTCCTGGAAGCAGGGGGCGAACTACCGCACCCTCACCGAGGAGCTCGTGCCCTACCTCGTCGACAACGGATTCACCCACGTCGAGTTCCTGCCCGTCGCCGAGCACCCCTTCGGAGGCTCGTGGGGCTACCAAGTCTCGGGCTACTACGCCCCCACCGCCCGCTGGGGCACCCCCGACGACTTCCGCGCCCTCGTCGACGCCCTCCACGCCCACGGCATCGGCGTCATCGTGGACTGGGTCCCGGCCCACTTTCCCAAGGATGCCTGGGCGCTTGCCCGCTTCGACGGCACGGCGCTCTACGAGCACCCCGACTGGCGCCGCGGCGAACAGAAAGAATGGGGCACCTATGTCTTTGACTTCGGCCGCAACGAGGTGCGCAACTTCCTCGTCGCCAACGCGCTGTACTGGTGCGAGGAGTTCCACCTCGACGGCCTACGCGTCGACGCAGTCGCCTCCATGCTCTACCTCGACTACTCCCGCCAGCCCGGAGAGTGGCTGCCCAACCAGCAGGGCGGGCGCGAAAACTGGGACGCCGTCCAGTTCCTCCAGGAGATGAACGCCACGGTCCACCGCACTCACCCCGGCGTACTCACCATCGCCGAGGAGTCCACCGCCTGGCCGGGGGTGACCGCCCAAACCAGCTCCGACGGCTTGGGCTTCAGCCTGAAATGGAACATGGGGTGGATGAACGACACCCTTGAGTACTTTTCCCTCGACCCAGTGCATCGCTCCCACCACCACAACGAGATCACCTTCTCCCTCGTCTACGCCTTTTCCGAGCGCTACGTCCTGCCCTTCTCCCACGACGAGGTCGTGCACGGGAAAGGCTCTCTGTGGGGCCGCATGCCCGGCGACGACTGGAACAAGGCCGCCGGGTTGCGCGCCCTCTTCGGCTACATGTACTCCCACCCCGGCAAACAGCTGATGTTCATGGGCTGCGAGTGGGGCCAGACCACGGAGTGGGACGAAGCGCACTCCATCAACTGGGACAACGTCTCCGGCGGCTGGGGCCACGAGTACCACCGCGGCATCCAGCGCCTCGTTCGCGACCTCAACCTGGTCTACCGCGACACCCCCGCCCTATTCTCTCAGGACAACACGCCGATGGGTTTCCAATGGGTCAAGGGCGACGACGCCAACCACAACGTCCTCGCCTACGTGCGCTGGGGCGTCGACGCTGCCCCCCTCCTCGCCGTGGTCAACCTCTCGGGGACCTCGCATGCCGGCTACCGCCTCGGTTTTCCAGAGCCGGGCTCGTGGGAGCTGGTGATCAACACCGACGACTCCATCTACGGCGGCGCCGGCAACGACATCCCGCGCCACGTGCACACCGAGCCGACCCCGTGGGACAACCTCGATCAGTCGGTCGCCCTGCACCTGCCCGCCCTCAGCGTGCAGTACTACCGGCTGGTTTAGAACAGCGCGGACGCCAGGTTCGTGCGTGCGGTGATGACGCGCGGATCTGAGGCGTCGAAAAGCGTGAAAAGCTCAAGAAGGCGTTCCTTGGCGCGCGGCTCGGCCGTAACCAGCTCGGTCAGCCGCGCGAACGCCTTTTCTGGGGCCCCGGCCACGACCTCGGCGTCGGCCGCCGCAAGCTGCTTATCGACGTCCCCGGGGGCCGCCTCGGCCTCCGCAATCGGGTCTGTTTCGCGGTTGTCCGGGTCGAGGCGCTTGAGCACCCCGACCGTGGCCTTCGCCTGCGCGATCTCGGGGTTGTTCGGCTCCTCGGCGAGCAGCGCGTCGTAGACCTCGATCGCCGCGTCGAAGTCCCCCCTGTTCAGCGCCTCGGTCGCCGCGTCCAAGCGCGGGTCTTCGTGCGGCTGCTCCTGACCGGGTTCCTCGTCTCCCAGCCCCTCGAGCTGCGGGCCGATCTGCGCAACAAGCGCTGCCACCCACTGCTCGAGCTGCGCGCGCGGCTGCCCACCCTCGAAACTGGTCACGGGGCGGCCCGCCGCGAGCGCGAGCGTCGTGGGCACGCTGCGCACCCCGAGCATCTGCGCGAGCATCGGGTGGGCGTCCGCGTCGACGTAGGCCACCCGGAACGCCCGCTGGCCGTCCGCCAGCTCCCGGAAGGTGGCCTTGAGCTCGTCCGATTGCGGCGAGCGCGCGGAGCCCACCACGACGATGACGGGCACCTGCACAGAACGCTTGAGCACCTCCTCCTCGAGGTTGTCCTGGGTGGCCTCGATAAAGGCCTGAAAACCCGCGTGCGCCCCGCTGCCCTGCTGCGCCAGCCCCGGCAGGTCGACCGCTCCTGCTTCAAAGTCCGCCATGTGCTTTACTCCTCGCTTTCAAAGTGCTTGTTTAACGATTCCATCTTCTGGTGCAGCATGTCCGAGTACCCAGGCCGGATGTCCGCCTTGACCACGAGCGACACCCGCGGAGAGACCTCGACCACGGCCTGCGTGGCCCGCTTGATCACGTCCATGACCTCGTCCCACTCGCCCTCCACGGTGGTAAACATCGCGGTGGTCTCGTGCGGCAATCCGGACTCACGTACCACACGCACCGCCCGTGCCACCGCCGCGGACATCTCCGCGTGCGCGTTGTCCGTCACGGTGGGGGCAACCGAAAAAGCAGCAATCATGGGCTCTAGCTTAGCGACGCCCCCAGCACCCCTTATGCCAGTGCCGCCGGTCCTCGGCCCCGCGCCCCGTCTCCTTCGGCCACGCCACCACGTGCGCGACCCCGGGCGGGATGTTCTGGTTGCACCCCGGGCACACGTAGTACTTCGTCGCAGCCGCGGCGCCGATCGCGCGCACGAGGTAGGGCTCCCCGCGTGTCCACGACGGCCCCTCCACCTCCTGCGTGCCCAGAAACGTCGACCCGTCGCGGGGGAGGATATACGCGGGCGTCGTGCGGGCCCTCCTGTTGCGCCGCGGCATGGCCTAGAACAACCTCAGCTCGTTCGACTGGATCCCCCGCAGCTCGTCGTAGTCGAGGACAAGGCAGCGAAAGCCCCGATCCTCCGCGAGCGTCCGGGCCTGGGGTTTGATCTCCTGGGCGGCAAAAACCCCGGTGACGGGCGCGAGCAGGTCGTCCCGGTTGAGCAACTCAACGTAACGGCTTAGCTGCTCCACGCCGTCAATGCCACCGCGGCGCTTGACCTCCACCGCAACCGTGTGCCCGCAGGAGTCGCGCGCCAGCAGGTCCACCGGCCCGATCGCCGTCGGGTATTCCCTCCTGATGAGCGAGTAGCCCTCGCCGAGAGTCGTGATGTGCTCCGCGAGCAGCTTTTGCAGGTGCGCCTCCACCCCGTCTTTGACCAGTCCCGGGTCCACTCCGAGCTCCACAGACGTGTCGTGGATAACCTCCTCCAGCGTGATCCGCAACTGCTCGCCTCCCGCGTTTTCCACGATCCACATCGTCTCGCCCGTGTCCGCCCCGTCCACGTCGAGGACCGTTTCCTCCGTCAAGGTGCACGGGGACGTCATCCAGTTCAGGGGCTTATATGCGCGGTCGTCCGCGTGGATGGAGACGGACCCGTCGGCCTTGACCATGATCAGTCGCTTCGCTGAGGGCAGATGCGCGTCGAGGCGCCCCACGTAGTCAACCGAGCACTGGGCAATGATCAAACGCATGCACCCAGCGTACCGCCCTCCGGCGGAGCCTAGGCCTTGCCCCTCCCCCGGTGCGCTAGGTAGGCCTTGTAGGCACTTCCGCGCTGCTGCTGGCGCCGGTCCGGCGCCGACTCAACCCAAGATACGAGCGCCATCTGGGCGTGTCGCTCGCCGGCAAACTCGAAGTTGCCGGACGAGCTGGTGATCTCCATGACCACCGCGACCTCCGGCATG encodes:
- a CDS encoding tetratricopeptide repeat protein, with amino-acid sequence MADFEAGAVDLPGLAQQGSGAHAGFQAFIEATQDNLEEEVLKRSVQVPVIVVVGSARSPQSDELKATFRELADGQRAFRVAYVDADAHPMLAQMLGVRSVPTTLALAAGRPVTSFEGGQPRAQLEQWVAALVAQIGPQLEGLGDEEPGQEQPHEDPRLDAATEALNRGDFDAAIEVYDALLAEEPNNPEIAQAKATVGVLKRLDPDNRETDPIAEAEAAPGDVDKQLAAADAEVVAGAPEKAFARLTELVTAEPRAKERLLELFTLFDASDPRVITARTNLASALF
- a CDS encoding MTH1187 family thiamine-binding protein, with product MIAAFSVAPTVTDNAHAEMSAAVARAVRVVRESGLPHETTAMFTTVEGEWDEVMDVIKRATQAVVEVSPRVSLVVKADIRPGYSDMLHQKMESLNKHFESEE
- the glgB gene encoding 1,4-alpha-glucan branching protein GlgB, which translates into the protein MTGIDPSLLIPEHDKERLLACTHHAPHDFYGWHPTASGSVVRTRMLGARRVELLIHNTHVDMVDAGDDIWVAALDDEHAPDYRLRVTYPEGEPVLVADPYHFLPTLGQLDLHLIGEGRHERLWEVLGANVRTYTTTLGEVSGTSFAVWAPNARGVAVVGEFCTWNPSQYPMRALGSSGVWEIFIPGIGPGTTYKFAVHNADGERVDKADPLAKQTLAPPETVSVVADASAYEWGDGEWMSARPGIDPTNAPMSVYECHIGSWKQGANYRTLTEELVPYLVDNGFTHVEFLPVAEHPFGGSWGYQVSGYYAPTARWGTPDDFRALVDALHAHGIGVIVDWVPAHFPKDAWALARFDGTALYEHPDWRRGEQKEWGTYVFDFGRNEVRNFLVANALYWCEEFHLDGLRVDAVASMLYLDYSRQPGEWLPNQQGGRENWDAVQFLQEMNATVHRTHPGVLTIAEESTAWPGVTAQTSSDGLGFSLKWNMGWMNDTLEYFSLDPVHRSHHHNEITFSLVYAFSERYVLPFSHDEVVHGKGSLWGRMPGDDWNKAAGLRALFGYMYSHPGKQLMFMGCEWGQTTEWDEAHSINWDNVSGGWGHEYHRGIQRLVRDLNLVYRDTPALFSQDNTPMGFQWVKGDDANHNVLAYVRWGVDAAPLLAVVNLSGTSHAGYRLGFPEPGSWELVINTDDSIYGGAGNDIPRHVHTEPTPWDNLDQSVALHLPALSVQYYRLV
- the nucS gene encoding endonuclease NucS, with the translated sequence MRLIIAQCSVDYVGRLDAHLPSAKRLIMVKADGSVSIHADDRAYKPLNWMTSPCTLTEETVLDVDGADTGETMWIVENAGGEQLRITLEEVIHDTSVELGVDPGLVKDGVEAHLQKLLAEHITTLGEGYSLIRREYPTAIGPVDLLARDSCGHTVAVEVKRRGGIDGVEQLSRYVELLNRDDLLAPVTGVFAAQEIKPQARTLAEDRGFRCLVLDYDELRGIQSNELRLF